The following coding sequences are from one Biomphalaria glabrata chromosome 8, xgBioGlab47.1, whole genome shotgun sequence window:
- the LOC106059078 gene encoding probable G-protein coupled receptor No9: protein MTANQTEILPDDLLGEVLFAITLILSLVVCTANSLTIVVIWRTTTLRTLANLYVVSLASVDLLVGLFLVPLSLFILPSSRVRLYYRHIYLCVFINSFNVGMIANSLAHLTVISVDRYLYIVKPYLYQRLVSFRSVLCCIAVAWVVGLCYMIPPYFVFRNSPSASYCDATQLLPRWYLFYFTWTGYFTSACIILTMFIIVLRTAYKHQRRIHAWKTVSSSALDIVQEFRFGTLFVSKKSNHWKCMLIKHE from the exons ATGACGGCTAATCAGACGGAAATTCTTCCTGATGATCTACTCGGAGAGGTTTTATTTGCTATCACTCTGATCTTGTCATTGGTCGTATGTACAGCTAACAGTTTGACCATTGTTGTTATCTGGCGTACGACAACTCTCCGGACGCTTGCCAATTTATATGTGGTCAGCCTGGCTTCAGTGGACCTCCTTGTGGGACTCTTCCTGGTTCCGCTTTCCTTGTTTATTCTTCCATCCTCTCGGGTCCGCCTTTACTATCGTCACATTTATTTGTGCGTCTTTATCAACAGCTTCAACGTGGGCATGATCGCCAACTCACTGGCCCACTTGACCGTCATCTCCGTAGACAGGTACCTGTACATCGTCAAGCCTTACCTCTACCAGAGGCTCGTCAGCTTCCGCAGCGTCCTTTGCTGCATTGCAGTGGCCTGGGTCGTCGGCCTGTGCTACATGATTCCTCCATATTTTGTCTTCCGCAATAGCCCGAGTGCCAGCTATTGTGATGCCACCCAGCTTCTCCCCAGGTGGTACTTATTCTACTTTACCTGGACAGGTTACTTCACGTCTGCTTGCATTATTTTGACCATGTTCATTATCGTCCTTCGAACTGCTTACAAGCACCAGAGGCGTATCCACGCTTGGAAA ACAGTTTCGTCATCAGCTCTGGACATTGTGCAAGAGTTTAGGTTCGGGACATTGTTTGTATCCAAGAAAAGCAACCATTGGAAGTGTATGTTGATCAAACATGAATAA
- the LOC106059079 gene encoding histamine H2 receptor-like → MNVTSVNSDTTENKTSPNQETTQVTSVDVLIATLCIALASFICSLNVLTILVVWRTPALRTFTVAYVVSLAVADFMVGLELLPMSLYFLPPTRVGLFNRNVHMCLLMNGLSTGMTTVSLMHMLVISVDRYIYIVRPYYYEQVMSSRLVSALIASSWAIGVLLLFMPHVIHKDGSKAETCEITKLLPTWHLFTGIWTMYFSVSLVIFVMYSLIFLTALKQRNAVRVTAAAVETHTGPHSQVSSATVGNHRGFYFFLTLFGVFFLCLTPVVVAMGLDCFVPIPVTLYRFLVMLAMANSGMNFIIFAFQNKEFRGALIKLLNLKRFLPNNSTRDVNSTRDVNSTR, encoded by the coding sequence ATGAATGTTACCTCCGTAAATAGTGATACGACAGAGAATAAGACGTCACCCAACCAGGAGACGACTCAAGTCACTAGCGTGGATGTTTTAATAGCCACTCTGTGTATCGCATTGGCCTCCTTCATCTGTTCACTTAACGTCCTGACCATCCTCGTCGTATGGCGCACTCCAGCATTGCGTACCTTCACCGTGGCCTACGTGGTCAGTCTGGCCGTGGCGGATTTCATGGTTGGCCTGGAGCTGCTTCCGATGTCCCTGTACTTCCTCCCGCCCACGCGAGTTGGACTCTTCAATCGCAACGTCCACATGTGCCTGCTGATGAACGGTCTGAGCACGGGCATGACCACTGTGTCCTTGATGCACATGCTGGTCATCTCCGTGGACAGGTACATTTACATCGTGCGGCCGTACTACTACGAGCAAGTCATGAGCTCTCGGCTGGTGTCCGCACTCATAGCCTCTTCCTGGGCCATTGGCGTTCTTCTTCTCTTCATGCCGCATGTCATTCATAAAGATGGAAGCAAGGCAGAAACTTGTGAAATAACAAAACTTCTGCCAACGTGGCACCTGTTCACCGGCATCTGGACCATGTACTTCAGCGTGTCGCTGGTCATCTTTGTCATGTACTCTCTCATCTTTCTCACTGCCCTCAAACAGCGAAACGCAGTTCGCGTCACCGCTGCTGCCGTGGAAACACACACGGGGCCACACAGCCAGGTTAGCTCGGCCACTGTAGGAAATCACAGAGGCTTCTATTTTTTCCTTACTCTCTTCGGTGTATTCTTCTTGTGTCTGACTCCAGTGGTAGTGGCGATGGGTCTGGATTGTTTTGTGCCCATTCCTGTCACCCTCTACCGCTTCTTAGTCATGCTGGCTATGGCCAACTCTGGCATGAATTTTATTATATTCGCATTTCAGAACAAAGAGTTTCGTGGAGCTTTGATCAAACTTCTGAACTTGAAACGATTTCTGCCAAACAACTCTACCCGAGATGTCAACTCTACCCGAGATGTCAACTCTACCCGATAA
- the LOC106051118 gene encoding uncharacterized protein LOC106051118 has product MWFDSMRPYAPGAGKFALCLICLQIIAIALMVNATIAFALAVSVAAILIKYYKIDPEPLFLLLMHGIVSVSMLYDPITTFAFILVIVSVIFTFGDCDLPTERLVIFVISVTVPAIFGKVAASITCVLVGVAIILYRLRPLYPESLALLALGSLAITLLVNKVVATIVVFTLITILTGLYVLNKVKKRALEVAPVTTQPPPRNISSHPNGYLPLSNPTESLDLHGHSVTGAMKVLHMFLQEHEEEYRKNRSRHIRHVTIITGDTCDNKNLIRPTVENFLKINRYKYDVSTEVPGLVKVDLESHVL; this is encoded by the exons ATGTGGTTTGATTCCATGCGCCCATACGCCCCGGGGGCTGGAAAGTTTGCGTTGTGCTTGATATGCCTCCAGATCATTGCAATCGCCCTGATGGTAAACGCGACAATTGCTTTTGCACTGGCTGTGTCTGTGGCTGCCAttcttataaaatattataag ATTGACCCCGAGCCCCTCTTTCTGCTCCTGATGCATGGCATTGTCAGTGTCTCCATGTTGTACGACCCAATTACAACTTTCGCTTTCATTCTAGTAATTGTGTCCGTCATTTTCACCTTTGGAGACTGCGACCTACCCACTGAACGCCTGGTGATTTTTGTCATATCTGTCACAGTACCAGCTATCTTTGG GAAGGTGGCAGCTTCCATCACATGCGTCCTTGTTGGAGTCGCCATCATCTTGTACCGGTTGCGCCCCTTGTATCCTGAATCATTGGCCCTGCTGGCTCTTGGTTCCCTGGCAATCACTCTCTTGGTCAACAAGGTCGTTGCGACAATAGTAGTCTTCACTTTAATCACAATATTGACTGGACTTTATGTACTTAATAAA gtgAAGAAAAGAGCATTAGAGGTAGCACCTGTAACAACTCAACCTCCACCCAGAAACATTTCATCCCATCCGAATGGTTATCTCCCTTTGAGCAA TCCAACAGAAAGTCTGGACCTCCATGGACACTCAGTGACCGGTGCCATGAAAGTTTTGCACATGTTTCTTCAGGAGCACGAAGAAG AGTACAGGAAGAATCGCTCCAGACACATTCGTCACGTGACTATCATTACTGGCGATACTTGCGACAACAAAAACCTCATCAGACCCACAGTTGAGAATTTCTTAAAAATCAACAGATACAA ATATGACGTGTCCACTGAGGTGCCAGGTCTAGTCAAAGTTGACCTTGAGTCTCATGTCCTGTAA
- the LOC129927755 gene encoding uncharacterized protein LOC129927755: MTKKDFKVELHVGDKLISKLIKLAPQFLNNLAPLAEALKVKPKKPKDPVNKMSPGRKSQAVSFISKYDLNILVVIIFIAASVASIFIDLVYGVMLFTEGLLMLGYFNSVRIIFLLPFMLASLGFLIYLSVESFCVLAIHYLFLITVVWIQSRFIK, encoded by the exons ATGACGAAGAAAGATTTTAAGGTCGAGCTCCATGTGGGAGATAAGCTCATAAGTAAGCTGATAAAGCTTGCGCCACAATTCCTGAATAACCTTGCCCCATTAGCTGAAGCACTCAAAGTAAAACCTAAGAAACCAAAAGACCCCGTGAACAAAATGTCTCCCGGCAGAAAAAGTCAAGCAGTGTCCTTTATCAGCAAGTATGATTTAAATATCCTGGTAGTGATCATCTTCATCGCGGCCAGCGTGGCGTCCATCTTCATCGACCTGGTGTACGGGGTGATGCTGTTTACTGAGGGTCTTTTGATGCTGGGCTACTTTAACAGTGTCAGAATCATTTTTCTGCTGCCCTTCATGCTGGCCAGCCTTGGTTTCTTGATTTACCTCTCGGTGGAATCTTTCTGTGTCCTGGCAATTCACTATTTATTTCTCATCACTGTAGTTTGGATTCAA AGTCGATTCATTAAATAG